Sequence from the Burkholderiaceae bacterium DAT-1 genome:
GTCATTACACTCGATCAGATGCGCATCGATCCTGCATTGGCCGACATGCTTGTGCTCAAGCGCGGCAATCGGCTGTCGATCACACCCGTGACCGAAGCAGAGTGGCGTCATATTCTCAGCTTGCGTCAGCTGGCCTGACCGACCTCTTCCATCCAGTGCAGTGCCTCGATCTGGGCACGGCTGACTTCCAGCCGCGTGACATGGGCAGCCTCGAACAAGGCATCGGCTTCAGGCTGATCGCCTTCTTCACAGGCCAGCACCAATTCGAGCAACGACGCATAGCGCCCTTCCCGGCTCACCAGTGCGCTCGCCATCTCGGCAGGCAGGGACAGGTGATCGACTATCTTCGCCATCGGCTGTCCCAGCATCACGTCGAGCACCGAAAAAAGTCCAACTGTAAATAGCGCGTCATGATGCTCGCGCTTGAACAGACGTTTTCCCAGCAGCTCCATCATGCGTCCCCGCATCAGCGCAGTTGCCATCAGCACCGGCTGCCCGCCATCTGGCTGTGCCTGACTGTAGAGCAACAACGACAGCCAGCGATACAGCTGCTGGTGTCCAAGTACAATCACCGCCCGTTCAATGCTATCTACCGGTGTCACCAAGCCCGCCGCAGGCGAATTCACAAAGCGCAGCAACTTGAAACTGAGGAGGGGGTCGAATTTGAGGGATCGCGCTATGTCAGCAGCGTCCGCTTCGGCACGCACCAGATTCAGGGTTTCCAAGAGGCGCATATATCCTGCATCCAGATCCCCAGGCTGAACCGGCTCTCGATGGCGTAGATATCGACCTTCCAGCATCTCAACCGGCAACTGGCGCGCAGTCTGCATCTCTTCATAAAAGCGGATATCTGCCAGCAGTACCTTTGCATGCGGGGCAATTGACTGGATATCCGTCAGCATGGCAGACAGGGATTCTGGATGATGCTCGGGCATGGACAGATGCACCAAATCAACCAGCGGCAGCCAAGACTTCGCCTCGCCTTGCCCATCCAGACGAATCCCGAATTGATAGCCGGACGCACGCAGTCGACGCATCAGCTCCGCAGTCTCCGCGCACGGCTGGGGTTGCGTGCTGACATCCAGTATCAGGACAAACTGCCCCGGCGGCAATGCAGCCAGCAAGGCACTATCCAGCACATGGATCGACACATCCAGACAGATCAGTTTTTGCCCGAAGGGTCGCAGCGCCTCTTCAGCGATAAAATGCCGTAGCAGGGCTTCATCGTACATGCGCGTGAGTTCACCTGCAGCCGCATCGTGACGACGCTGGACGCTTTCGCGCAGACGGAAGTGGTGCCCGAGAATCTGCAGCTCGCGGCTGACCATCAGATCACGGTGCAGCATGGTGGCGGGGCCGGTGCGCTCGCTTAAGTCGGCCTGAGTGTCTGCAGGCACCCGCGATAGCGAAGGTGCAGGACTAGGACGGGGGGCTGCGACCGGAGACGGTGTGTCCAGTCCCAGCAGACGTTTGAAAAGCGAAAATGCCATGGATGCCTCCTCCAGAGCCAGCTATCAGCATAGCTGGCTCGAAGGCGCATCCCAATATACCGGCGATCAGGCGGTCAGACGGTCCAGTGCTTCGCGATACTTGTCAGCCGTCTTCTGTGCGACGTCCACCGGTACAGCCGGTGCGGGCGCTTGCTTGTTCCAGCCACTGGCTTCCAGCCAGTCACGAACAAACTGCTTGTCGAAGCTGGGCGGACTGCAATCCACGCGATACTGGTCTGCCGGCCAGAAGCGCGACGAATCGGGGGTCAGCGCTTCATCCATCAGGGTCAGTGTGCCATCTTCGTCCAGACCGAACTCGAACTTGGTGTCGGCAATGATGATGCCGCGTGTACCCGCATATTCCGAAGCGGCCTTATAGAGACGGATAGCGGTTTCACGTACCTGATTGGCCAGATCGGTGCCAATCTTGCCAGCCAACTCGTCAAACGAGATGTTCTCGTCGTGATCACCCACGGCAGCCTTGGTAGAAGGCGTGAAAATCGGTTCCGGCAGCTTGTCTGCTTCGCGCAGACCTGCTGGCAGCGCAATGCCGCATACGGTGCCATGCTGGCGATATTCCTTGAGACCGGAGCCTGCCAGATAACCGCGCACAATCGCCTCAACCGGCACCGGCTTCAGGCGCTTGGCCACCACGGCACGGCCTTCGACTTGCGGCAGATCGGCTGCGGACACCACGTCTTCGGCGCGATCACCGGTCAGATGATTCGGCACCACGTCAGCCAGCTTGGCAAACCAGAAATTGGAGATCGCAGTCAGGATCTTGCCTTTTTCCGGAATCGGCTCACCGAGAATCACGTCAAAGGCGGAAAGACGATCAGTTGCAATCATCAGCATGCGCTTGTCGTCGATCTCGTACAGATCACGAACTTTGCCAGCGTAGATTTTCTTGAGCGAACTGAGATTGGATTGGGTCAGGCCGGTCATGACGGTCCTCAGGGAGCGATATAGTCAATCCGCTATTTTACCCCATTCGGACCGTTTGGCTCACCTCAGATGATCAGCCTGCATGCTCGCGGCGACCAGCGAGCAGATTTTCCATGCGCTGGTAATCGCGATAATCCCCGAAGGGCACCGGCCGCACCAGCGGCAAAGCCAGTCTGTAGGCGCGTAATCGCTCGATATGCACCCTTGCCAGATCCTGCGCTTCAGTATGCATGGGCAGGGTCATCAGATGAATGCCGGTCGGATCATTGCGGTCGAGTTTGGGATCGCCGATATCGGTGATGAAGTGCATACCGTTGGCAAACCGGGTATAGAGCGCCAGCGAACAGGCGCCATACGTCGGCTTCACCCAGTTGCGCAGACGTGAATACCAGTGTTTTGAACGAGTAGTATCAGCCACCTGAGTAATGGCCGAGAGGGTCAATCCGTCCGC
This genomic interval carries:
- a CDS encoding HDOD domain-containing protein, translating into MAFSLFKRLLGLDTPSPVAAPRPSPAPSLSRVPADTQADLSERTGPATMLHRDLMVSRELQILGHHFRLRESVQRRHDAAAGELTRMYDEALLRHFIAEEALRPFGQKLICLDVSIHVLDSALLAALPPGQFVLILDVSTQPQPCAETAELMRRLRASGYQFGIRLDGQGEAKSWLPLVDLVHLSMPEHHPESLSAMLTDIQSIAPHAKVLLADIRFYEEMQTARQLPVEMLEGRYLRHREPVQPGDLDAGYMRLLETLNLVRAEADAADIARSLKFDPLLSFKLLRFVNSPAAGLVTPVDSIERAVIVLGHQQLYRWLSLLLYSQAQPDGGQPVLMATALMRGRMMELLGKRLFKREHHDALFTVGLFSVLDVMLGQPMAKIVDHLSLPAEMASALVSREGRYASLLELVLACEEGDQPEADALFEAAHVTRLEVSRAQIEALHWMEEVGQAS
- a CDS encoding phosphoribosylaminoimidazolesuccinocarboxamide synthase yields the protein MTGLTQSNLSSLKKIYAGKVRDLYEIDDKRMLMIATDRLSAFDVILGEPIPEKGKILTAISNFWFAKLADVVPNHLTGDRAEDVVSAADLPQVEGRAVVAKRLKPVPVEAIVRGYLAGSGLKEYRQHGTVCGIALPAGLREADKLPEPIFTPSTKAAVGDHDENISFDELAGKIGTDLANQVRETAIRLYKAASEYAGTRGIIIADTKFEFGLDEDGTLTLMDEALTPDSSRFWPADQYRVDCSPPSFDKQFVRDWLEASGWNKQAPAPAVPVDVAQKTADKYREALDRLTA